The following proteins are co-located in the bacterium CG_4_10_14_0_2_um_filter_33_32 genome:
- the maf gene encoding septum formation protein Maf — protein sequence MILASGSPRRQELLKQIGIDFVGLSSNVSEEIEDGILPSDAVNILAERKAQAITLANPDSLVIGADTVIALGNEILGKPHTVAKAREMLKKMSGRTHQVITGVCLKCLNKNVNEVFNVVTDVTFNQLSEDLIDRYIKTGEPLDKSGSYAIQEKMGPVLVKSINGSYSNIVGLPLYEVVTILRELVNKKT from the coding sequence ATAATCCTTGCGTCTGGTTCACCGAGAAGGCAAGAATTGCTTAAACAAATAGGAATAGATTTTGTTGGTTTATCTTCAAATGTTTCTGAAGAGATTGAAGATGGGATACTACCCAGTGATGCAGTAAATATTTTAGCAGAAAGAAAAGCACAAGCTATCACATTAGCAAATCCAGATTCTTTAGTGATAGGCGCTGATACTGTTATTGCTTTGGGAAATGAGATATTAGGAAAACCTCATACTGTAGCCAAAGCTCGAGAAATGTTGAAAAAAATGAGCGGACGCACTCATCAGGTTATTACCGGTGTTTGTTTAAAGTGTCTTAATAAAAATGTTAATGAGGTATTTAACGTCGTAACCGATGTGACTTTTAATCAGCTTTCAGAAGATCTTATTGATCGATATATCAAAACTGGCGAGCCGTTGGATAAGTCTGGTTCATATGCTATTCAAGAAAAAATGGGGCCAGTACTAGTTAAATCAATAAATGGTTCTTATTCAAATATTGTTGGTTTGCCTCTTTATGAAGTCGTCACAATCTTAAGAGAATTAGTAAATAAAAAAACTTAA